The nucleotide sequence TGAGGCCGCTTTTTGAGGTGTGATGCCGGTAATAAGCGCAGCCTCAGGGGAGGGCAGGTAATCGGCTGGCGGCTGACAGTAAATCACCAGCGGCTCACCAATAATATTAAAATTCATGTCGGTACGAACACCGGCAAACTGGCTTGGCCTGTCGGTTGCGGGATTTGTCCCCCAAGTTTCGTAATCAAAGAAGAAAAACGTGGGCTGGTGTTCATGCTGCATCTGTCTATTTACCTGATATATCTGCTTTTGCTGTGTATTAGACCACTGAGCCCATACAATGGCAATCTTGAGCTGAGGTGAAGTTAATAAATTCTTATTGGGCATGCATCTTCAGGCGGTATGAGTATAATGAGGAAATGTAACCAGAAATAACAACAAAGCCGTAAAAACAGAATGTTAGAGAATAAATACCAATCCTGGATTCAAAACCGTATTGATCAAAAAACCAAACCTTTAGGCTCTCTTGGCGAACTGGAAACGCTGGCAATGCGGCTGGCATTGATCCAGAGCCAGGGGCGTGAAAGTGCTGTTGAAAAAATAACGCTTTCTAATCCGACCATGCTGGTGTTTGCCGGTGACCATGGCATTGCCGATGAGGGGGTCAGTATTGCTCCAAGCGCTGTGACCCAGCAGATGGTACTGAACTTTCTTAATGACGGAGCAGCCGTAAACTGCTTTTGCCGTGTGAACGGTATTGAATTAAAGGTTGTTGATGCCGGGATTCTTCTGCCTGTGGAGTCTGACTCCAGCCGTTTTATTTCGCAAAGGCTGGGTGAGCGAACCAATAATTTCGCGCTGTCTGCTGCTATGACGCAAGAGACGGTGCAAAAAGGCATTGAACTGGGTCAGTCTGTGGCGAACCTGAGTATAGATAACGGCAGTAATATCCTGATGTTCGGTGAGATGGGTATAGGAAATACCAGTTCAGCATCTGCAATACTGAGCGCATTATCTGGCTGTGAGGCGGCGGAATGTGTTGGTCCGGGTACCGGCATAACGCAAGAGCAACTGACAAAAAAAGTCGCGCTTGTTGCTCAGGGCGTTGAAAGGTGCAAAGGCAAAGATCCTGTTTCTGTTCTGGCTGAGGTTGGCGGCTATGAAATCGTTCAGGTTGTGGGCGCTTTTCTGGCTGCGGCGCAGCGAAATATTCCTGTGCTGGTGGATGGCTTTATTATCACAGTGGCGGCTTATGTTGCCCAGAAAATCAATCCGGATTGTCGGGATATTATGATTTTTGCTCATCACTCCCAGGAGCCTGGCCATAAAATTGTTTTGCAGGAGCTTGAGGCAGCACCGCTTCTGAGCCTGGGAATGAGACTGGGCGAGGGTACGGGCGCGGCCATTGCCTATTCACTGGTAAAGGCTGCCGCTGAGTTTTATAACGAGATGGCCAGTTTTGAGAGTGCAGGTGTAACGGTTTGATTTTGCTTGTTCTCCAATAACTTGGCGATAAGGCTCAAAAAACACGCTCTTGGGTTGGTACTCAGTACTATATGAGGTTAAGATTAACCCCAATTGATTAAATGCACGGATTAAAAAGCTTCACTGGCAAACTGCTGTGTGACAAAGGAGTAATGCATGGTAAAACCTCTGTTTCGTCAATCATTCCTTTTTGACTCTTTAGATATAGAAACAGAAGTAGTGGCAAATCAGGTTCAGTTGCCTTCCGGTTTGACGGTCAGGTTATTGAAGCGTGGTTTGCTGGAAGTTGTACCTCAAGAGGTAACGGATTCAACTAAGTCGATTGTGGTTTCTGTGGGAGTTCACGGTGATGAAACCGCTCCAATGGAAATGCTGGACTCGATTGTTTCTGACATTATTGATGGTCGTATGGAAGTCAAAGAGCGTTGCCTGTTTATGCTGGCGCACCCGAAGGCTACACACAATCAGCTGCGCTATATTGATGAGAACCTGAACCGCCTGTTTGATATGAGATTCGAACTGGATACGGCTGAAACAAAGTTGGCACAGGAGCTGACAGACGATATTGCTGACTTCTTCAAATCTGCCAACGAAGGTTTGTGCTGGCATCTGGATCTCCATTGTGCGATCAGAAAGTCAAAGCATTTCACCTTTGCGGTATCGCCAAAGACAACCAAAAAGACTCGCAGCCATGAGTTATTCTCATTTGTTGAGAAAGCTAAGCTTGAAGCGATTCTTCTGTCGAACGCACCGGCTCCGACCTTTAGCTGGTACAGCGCCGATAAGTTCGGTGCTCAGGCATTAACCGTGGAGCTGGGACAGATAGCGCCTCTTGGTCAGAATAATCTTGAGCTTATCGATCCGTTTGAGCAGGCACTCAGAGCGCTGTTGGCTGATAGCCTGGAGGCATTGGAGGGCTATCAGCCAATTCCGTACCGTGTCACACAAACCATCAGGCGTACTCAGGAAGATTTCGACTTTAACTTTAGTGATGATGTTGAAAACTTTACCCGCTTTGAACATGGCCAGGTGATTGGCCATGATGGCGATAAGTTATTGTTTGCTAAAGTGGATCACGAAGCGGTTGTGTTCCCGAATAAAAACGTTGAGCTGGGACATCGCGCTGCTTTGATGGTGTGTGAAGTTGAAACGCGTTACGAAAACGACCAGCTGGTTTACGATTAATTTAGGGCAACGGCACCAGGCTGGTGCATGAAAAAAGAAGCATAACGAAGGTGAAATAGAGAAAAGTTAATAAAAACAGTGAGTTAAAGATTTTTGTGTTTTTGGCACGCTATTGGCATTAATAAGAGTGATACATTCTCGTTCTACTTTCGTTAGGCATTGGCGCCTTATATCAAGTTATTGATTAAGGCGCATTTTTTTGTCTTAATTTTGGGTTGCAGGTTGCAGGTTGCAGGTTGCAGGTTGCAGGTTGCAGGTTGCAGGTTGCAGGTTGCAGGTTTATACCAGAGCTGAAAGGTCTGCCGGGCGGTAGTAGACTGATTTCAAGACCTTGCCTTTGCGGATGGTTTTGCTTTCTGCGACAAAATCTTCTGCGCATTTCGCGATAATATAATCCCCTTTAGTTACCGGCATCAGCGTAATTCCCTGTTTTGCGTAGTGCGCTTCGGTTTCCTGATACTCCTGCTCGTTGCGGCAGACTTTACTCATGTTACTTGAGTGGATTTCGTCCCAGCAGGGAATAAAGTTGATATTCAGGTTCGCTGCGGCGTTCAGCAGAACGTCGATAAGGTAGCTGATAGACAGGTTGTCTTCTACTTTGTCCTGACCAAGATGAACCAGGCGGCCCATTAAAACATAAACGCTATCTACAATGGCATCAGCCTGCTCTTGTTTGGAGTCGGCCTGAGCCAGTTCAGTCATCTCCTCGATAATCAGTGAAGAGTGCAAAGTATCAGAGTTTTCGTCCATGGATTCCGGCTCATTGACTGCCAGGTCAAAGGTAGAACGGAATTCGCAGATGTCTTGGTAAATATGGTCGTAGATAGTCTGTGTGAGTTGAGTCAGTTGCATAAGTCATTACCGGAGAATTAGTTATTCTTTGAGTTATAGATTCGGTCGAAGTTTTTCGGGTTCCAGCCAATCATTAACTGATCGCCAATTTTTAATACCGGCACTGAACGTGCACCAATGGCGTCGAGCTCCTTTCTGCCTCTTTGCATTTTTGCATTGGTCAGGCGGTATTTGATTCCCTTGGAATCCAGATATCTTTGTGCATCTTTGCAATGCGGACACTTATCTTTGATATAAAGGACAACACGTTTCATAGTCGTTTACTGATAGTCTGAAATGTCGGAGCAGTGTACTCGTTTGCGCCAAGGAATTATACTGCTTCTTTTTTTACACCACAGGTTTGTATGAATAGTTCACTTCGCTATATTCAGGGCTACCCGGAGAATATTGTTCAGCAGGTTTCACAGCTTATAACGCAAGGCAAGATCGGGAGTTGGTTTGAGAATAAGTATCCTGATAACCATGAAATAAAAAGCGAAAAGGCTCTGTTTGACTATACGGTTGAGATTAAAAACCGTTATATGAGGAAATCGTCTCCTTTGAGTAAGGTGGTTTATGACGGTAAAATTCATCTGATCAATAATGCGCTGGGTCTGCACTCATTTGTATCCCGTAATCACGGAGGCAAGCTGAAGGCAAAGAATGAAATTCGTATTGCCAGCGTGTTCAGAGATGCCCCGGAACCTTTGCTGAGAATGCTGGTGGTACATGAGCTGGCTCATCTGAAAGAGAAAGAGCACAATAAAGCTTTTTATCAGCTCTGCTGTCATATGGAGCCTGACTATCACCAGTTAGAGTTCGATGCCCGCCTGTTTATGATTTATCTGGAAAGTCGTTAAGAAAACCTCACAGCCTCGCCATCCCTGGCGAGGAAGCGATACTGGCTTGCCTTAGTAACAACAATTCAAAAAGTAATCATCTCCATTCTTCGCGGTGTAATCTTTGTCATCCAGACAGACAACCGGATGTCCGGTTTCATCTCTTTTTATCAGGCTTACCCAGTGGCGCATGCATTCTGGTGTTTCGCTTTCCATATTCGGAAAAGTAGCGCAGGTTTCCAGCTGAATATCGGCGATTTCAATGGGCGTTCTTCCGCTTTCGTTGGAGCCTTTTTTGAATATAACTTCAATATGACTGCCGGTTTTATCCCGCAGTACGATGGAGTACGGATGCTCCGGGCGTCCGGTATAGGCAACAAACTGTCCCGGTTTATCCAGGCCGCAGTGAGTTCCATCAGCAAAATAGGCCATCAGATGGCGGCCGTCACGGATATAGCAGGCTACGTTTTCATGTGAGCCTTTATCCAGCGGGAACATCTTATCCAGAAGGTGGATTGCTTTCTGCTGCTTCTCTTGATTTTGCTGGTTTTTTAAAGACTCTACAGCAAGTACAGCTTCTGCAATAAAGTGGCGTTTTTGGTGTTGGTTGGTCTGGCTATCCAGTGCTGGCATATTCATCGTCTTGTCCTCGAATTAGTCCTTTAAAATGCGTTGCAAGACGTGAAAGTTTGATCTGGTCTAACTGTCTGCTTGCTTGATTTGTAGATTACACAAAAGCTAGATACAATTTCACAACAAAAATTTTACAATGTGAATTTTACAAACGGCGGTGACAGTATGAGAGCATCACAGAGTCTGGTTCGCAAATCGCACTTCCTTGGCACAAAGATACGTAACCTCAGAAAGCGTAATCACCTGACCATGGAAGATCTCTCCTCGCGCTGCGTAAGGCTTGATCCTGAAAACTCGCCGTCGGTTTCCTATCTGTCCATGATAGAGCGTGGAAAAAGAGTGCCTAGTGTGGATATGCTGGAAGTTATCGCTAAGGTCTTTCAGAAAGAGGTCCACTGGTTTCTGGACGATGAACCCGAAGCTCAGGCTATTACACCCGAAAAAGGAAGAAAGGGAGGGCTGAGCGGCATTCCACTGGAGCCCAGTTTTCTTTTCTCCAACGAAATGCTGCAGATAGCGATTCCTGAGTTGCTTTCTCAAACCGGCGTTACCGGTAGGCAGTTTGCACACTTGCTTATTCGTGCTTATCAGGAGCATCACCAGAACCACTTTCCGGACCTTGAGAGAGCGGCTGAAGAGGTTGGTGCTAAGCGTCTTCCGGTAGAAGTGGAAGATATTATGGAACTGGTCACTGCTCATGGACTTAAAGTGCACTGGTTTGAAGAAGCACCTAAAGAGGTGCTGGATGAGTTTGGAGTAATCAACCACCGGCTTGTTACCTCCTATTTTGAACCGCCGCGTAATGTGCATCTAAATACTATTTTGCGACATCATCCAACGCGCCTGAAGTACGATTTGGCTGTTTATATCGGCCATTGTGTGCTGCACAACAGTGAAGGACTGGTGAGCTCCCTGGCACTTGGCAGCCACAGTTGGGGCGAAGATGACGCGGTTACTCAGGGATCTCCGGTTAATCCGCAGGATATCCTTCAGGCGTGGCGCAGCTTTGAAGCCAGTTTCTTTGCCGGCGCACTGCTCTGCCCCAAAGTGCCTTTCAGACAACTGCTGGACAGGCACGGATACGAAGTGAGTGTTCATAAAGCTGCAGCCGTTTCTCCTTCGGTGGCGATGCGGCGAATGACGGTGGTTTCCCCATATCCTCACTGGCACTATTTTGATGCTCATGCCCCGGGCAAGCTAAAAGCGGTATATCGCGGAAATGGTATTCCGCTTCCCTGGGGAAATATGCGGGAAGTGAATGATCCCTGCCAGCACTGGTCGGTATTCCGAATGTTGTCCGAGCCGAAAGACTGCTCCTGTGCCCAGCTTTCCATTCTGGATGTGAATGACCAACCAAGGATTTACTGTTGTGAGTCCTTAGGTGTGATTGACCCGGCCGGAAACAAGCGGGTGCTGTGCGCCGGAGTCGATCTAAACCCGGCAATTGATGCACAGGGTGGAAGAGGGCAGGAGCTGGCTGCGGAGCTGCGTGCACTCTGTGTTGAGCGTGGTGGAGAGGTGCAGATTCCGAAGCCGATAAAAACTGAGCTTACCTCAGTGAGCAGGATCCTGAATATTAACTGGATTGAGCGGGGCATTGAAGCCGGAGCGCAGCTTATCTGTTCTCGCGGGAATGTTTGTCCGAGGAGCCCGGGATGTTATAACAAAAGCTGATAAGTTCCTATCCGTCTATATTAGCCACAATCATTGATAGACATCACTTTTATTGCGCCCCCGTATGGCATTTTGAAGCATGATTGGCATATGCTAAGTAAGGTTATTTACTTTTTGAGTAAATAAACAATACAACTATAACGAAAGCACAACAATAAATCTTACGCAGTGGCTGCGTGTACTATTTAAGGAACCACAATGAACTTATACAGCGTCAACTTCAGGCTTCGAACGATAGTCTTATTAGTCATAGCTTCGCTATCCATTATCGCTTATGCCTCAATAAGTGGTATGAAGGAAGCTTCCCGGTCCATACACCATCTTTATTCTCAGGGCCTGATAAACAGTAACAGGGCCAATGAAGCGTTAAACCGCATCGATACTGCCCGAAGTGAGCTGCTGCTCGCCTTCCAGCATGATCCGGATGGTAAATTTGTGGCTATGCATGATCATCCAACGTCTCAGCACCTTGACAGTGTAATGAGCGATCTTAATGAAGTGAAAGTTCTGGTTAGTCAGGAGATACTGGCTTCTGAACTCACTGATGAGCAAAAGCAACTGGCGGAGCAGTTACTTAAAGAGCTGACGACTCTGACAAACCTGGGATTTAAGGTTTCCATTAATGAAATCAATAAAGGTAACTTTAACAATGCCAACAGGGTGCTGCTGACCACAATTAACCCTAAATATAAAGTGGTGAGCCGGCTTGCCCGTGAGTTCCTTGCAGCTCAGGTGGAGGCAGCCAGGCAGATTTATGATGAAACCGAAGCGCAGATAAATACCTTTATTTTTCAACTTTCTATTATCGCGCTTATTGCTGCCGGTGCCATCAGTGTTCTGGCCTGGGTCATTATCCGTAGGATCAGAAGAGCGCTGAAGCGTATCCAGACTACCGCACAGATTGTCTCTGAAGGCGACCTGACTCGAAGAGTGGAACTTGACGGCAACGATGAGCTTGCCGATGTATCCCATAACGTGGACGTTATCGTAAGCGAATTCCAGAATGTGATTAGCAATATGGATCAGTTCTCTGTACAGCTTGCCAGCGCGGCAGAAGAGGGCTCAGCCGTATCCGTGCAGACTAAGCAGAATGTGGTTGAGCAGGAGCAGCAGACACAGATGGTCGCAACGGCTATTCATGAGTTCTCTTCAACGGTCCAGGAGGTTGCAAACAGCGCAGCTTCTGCTGCGGAGGCCTCTGATGCAGCAGAAAGAGCCACCGACGAAGGCATGCAGGTGGTGCAAAATACCATAGAGATGATCAACAAGCTGAATGACGAAATCGTCGAGTCTACCGGTACTATTGAGCAGCTATCCAAGCAAAGTATGGAAATTGGCAGCGTAGTGGATGTTATTGATGGTATTTCGGAGCAGACCAACCTGCTGGCACTTAACGCCGCGATTGAAGCTGCGCGTGCCGGTGAAGCGGGCAGAGGGTTTGCGGTAGTTGCAGATGAAGTTCGCTCTCTGGCAAGCAGAACTCAGCAGTCCACTGAAGAGATCAAAGCTATGATTCAGAGTCTTCAGGAAAGCAGCAACAGCTCTTTACAGCGCATGGAGCAGGGCGCTGAGCAGGCCAGGATGACGGTTGAAATGGCCAATGAAGCAGGCACGGCATTAAACCGGATTTCGGATAATGTTGAACGGATAAATTCCATGAATGCGCAGATTGCTACGGCCGCTGAGCAGCAGAGCTCAGTGACAGATGAAATTAACCAGAACGTGGTCTCCATCAGCGATATTTCGTCCCAGACTTCAGCAGGAGCAGAGCAGAGTAGCAGCACTTCACTTGAGGTAGCAAGGCTGACAGAAACTATGCGTGACAGTGTGACGAAGTTTAATTACTAATACCAATGTCAATAAATTGCCATTAGCTATTAGTTATTAGCGATTTTGACACTCCTTCATCTGCCCATAGAGCAAAGCCTGAGTCTTATGGGCGGATGATTACTTTCTTTCTGCATATTCTTCCCACAATTTTGGCTTATGAGCCGAAAATCAGAAAGCGTCAGCGGGACTTCTTCCATAAATGCCCGTACCATGATTTTGTTATTTAAGCGTGGAACCTTGTTGCTGAAGTGATACAATAGTATCACTTTGTTTATTTCCGGATTCGCGAAAAATGAAAGTTGAATTGGTTACTTCACTTAAGCGTCAGGCAACGAAAATCCTGGCAGATCTTCATGATACGAAAGAGCCTGTGCTAATAACAGAACACGGAAAACCTTCCGCTTACCTTGTTGATGTTGAAGATTATGAGTTTATGCAGAAACGACTTGCGATTTTAGAAGGCATTGCCCGTGGAGAAAGGGCGTTTGCTGAAGGTAGAGTGGTAAGTCAGGAAGAGGCAAAGGATAAAATGTCAAAATGGCTGAAATAGTCTGGACTGAAACGGCATTATCTGACTTAAATGAGATTGCGGAGTATATTGCGCTTGAGAATCATATCGCGGCTAAACTTCTGGTCCAGACTGTTTTTTCCAGGGTTGAACGCCTTGAGAGTTTTCCTGAGTCAGGTCGTATCCCTCCTGAACTTGCTCACCTTAACTACAGAGAAGTTGTAGTTAACCCTTGCAGAATTTTCTATAAGCTGGCTGATAATAAAGTGCTTATCTTATTCTGCCACAACCAGTTCAACCTGACTGGCTCTGCACAGCGATTTAAATGCCGGAGTAGACTCGTCAACAAACAGACGCTTTATCTCTGCCAACTGGCCACTGACAACTGGCGCGTAGCGGCCTGGCTTGGTTTTGTCTGGATGATAAACTCACGGCGGTTCCTTACTGCTGATTTAGCGCGATGCGCTTGCCCTGAGTATCATAAAGGTGCAGGTTATGGTGCTCAACATACAGATTTAGTGGCGTATCCAGATCGAAATCGACTTCTGGAGTAACTGCAATAAAGTTACTGTTTTCCACTTTTCCGTGAACCAGCTGGTTCGGACCAAGTGGTTCCACCACACTGAGCTTCATTTCCAACTGCAGGGCATCTGGCAGTGGATTGGTTTCCGCATGCTCCGGGCGGATACCAAGAACCACTTCACCTTCTGCATCAGCGTACTCAGGAACAAAGATCTTCTTATCTCCAAGTATAAGGTAACCCCCGGAAATTTGGGCCGGGATAAAGTTCATAGCCGGGCTGCCCATAAAGCTGGCGACAAAGCGGCTGGCTGGTTTGTGGTATACCTCATGAGGCGTGCCGACCTGTTCAATTTCACCCTGGTTCAGCACAACGATACGGTCTGCCAGTGTCATCGCTTCAACCTGATCGTGCGTCACATAGACGCTGGTGACCCCCAATTCACGTTGCAGCTTTTTAATTTCCAGACGCATATGAGCGCGAAGAGCGGCGTCCAGGTTTGAAAGCGGTTCATCAAACAAAAAGAGCTGCGGATCGCGGACAATCGCGCGCCCCATAGCAACACGCTGTCGCTGACCACCGGATAGCTTTGCCGGCTTGCGGTCAAGGTACTGCTCAATTTTCAGTGTTTTTGCAACGCTATGAATCTTTTCATCGATAAGGTTTTTATCCACGCCACGGTTTTTCAGACCGTAGGCTAGATTGTTGTAAACCGTCATATGCGGATAGAGTGCATAGTTCTGAAATACCATGGCAATGTCACGCAGCGCTGGCTTTTCAGTATCCACGCGTCGGTTATTAAGATGGATTTCCCCGCTGTTTATCGCTTCCAGACCGGCAATTGAGCGCAGAATAGAAGACTTGCCACATCCGGATGGACCAACCAGTACAATAAACTCGCCCTGAGCTATGTCCAAATCAATGCCTTTTACTGCCTGATGACCATTTTCGTAGGTTTTTACCAGTTGTTTGATATCTAACATTTATTATTCCTTTATCTGCTTACTTTTCACTTTCTACCAGGCCTTTAACAAACCAGCGCTGGAAAATGATGACCACCAGAATGGGTGGCAGCATAGCCAGGATGACCATGGCAAAAGCGTAGTTGTATCTAGGGTCCGGCGTTTCGTTGATATTGGCCAGAATCTGTTTAATGCCCATCACGATAGTGTTGTAACTTTCATCTGTGGTCATCATGATTGGCCACAGATACTGGTTCCAGCCGACCACGAACATAATGATGAAAATCGCTGCCATCATGGTGCGTGAAAGCGGAAGCAGGATATCGATAAGGAAGCGCAGCGGTCCAGCGTTATCCAGTTGCGCGGCTTCCAGCAGTTCGTCCGGGATGGTTTTAAAGAACTGTCGGAAAAAGAAGGTCGCAGTCGCCGAAGCTATAAGCGGAATAATCAGGCCGGAGTAACTGTTTAGCATACCGAGATTGGAAACTACTTCATAGGAGGGCATGATCCGTACTTCCAGCGGTAAAAGCAGAGTGACAAAGATCAGCCAGAACCAGGCGGTGGCATGCGGCAACCTGAAGTAGACAAGCGCATAAGCAGCGCACATGGAGATAATAATTTTACCAATGGCAAACCCAAGGCCCATGATCATGGAGTTTACAATCATGGTGCGGGCAGTCACGCCGGCAGAGAAACCCTGATCGGTATTCCAGGCTTTGTCATACACCTCGAAAAATTTATCACCCGGAATAAACTGCAGACCTTCTGTAAGCAGAGTACTTGAATCATGGGTAGAGCTGGCGAAGATCAGCCAGATAGGCGCCAGCATCACCATAGCACCGATAATAAGGATGATGTGATCTGTAATTTTATTCGACTTCATTTCATCGCACCTTAATAGTGAACACGTTTTTCAACAAAGCGGAACTGCAGGTAGGTCAGCCCCAGCACCATCACCAGAAGCACCACTGACTGAGCAGAGCTGCCACCCAGATCGGCACCAACAAAACCGTCAGTGAACACTTTGTAAACCAGGGAAGTAGTGGAGCCGCCAGGACCACCCGCCGTCATCATATCGATAACACCAAAGGTATCGAAAAAGGCGTAGGTCAGGTTAATGACCAGCAGGAAGAAGCCTGTTGGTGCAAGAAGCGGGAAGGTAATAGTCCAGAAGCGACGGTTATCGCTGGTGCAATCCAGCATTGAGGCTTCTTTTACCGAGTGAGGGATAGACTGAAGCCCTGCCAGAAAATAGACGAAATTAACCGAAATTTGTTTCCAGACAGAGACGATAACCAGCACTACAATCGCGTGGGTAGAGTTAGTCTGATAACTGAAATCTACACCAACAGCTTTGAACATGTCGGTAAATACACCAATATGCGGATTAAAAATAAAAGTACCTATCATGCCGGCAATGGCGGGTGCAATAGCATAAACCCAGGTTAAGGTTACTTTATAGATGCTTTGGCCATGAAGAATGTTGTTTGCTTTAACGGCAAGCAACAGGGCAAAAGAGAGCGAAAAGAACGAAACCAGCAGGGAATAAAACAGAGTAAAACCGACAGACTTTAAATATTCCTCTGATTCAAACAACATGGTGTAGTTTTCAAACCAGACAAAGGTAGAGGACAATCCCCAGGGATCTTCAAGCATAAACGACAGGTACATTGCCTGCGCTGCCGGATAAATAAAGAAGATCGCAATAATTAAAATCTGCGGTGCCAGAAACAGGTAGGGCAGAGGAGTATGACGAAATTGTTGTCTACGTTCCACGGAAACTCCAGGAGTTTTGGGTGAGTTATTTACGTCATCCCGGAAATTGCCTGAGCAATTATCCGGGATCTACTATCAACGAGCTGTATGGCTGAAATAAACCTTTAGTTATACAGCGCTACTTAACAGTACGAGCGAAGCGCTTAAGCAGTTGCTTAGCTTCTGCGTCGATTTTCTCAAGGCTAGGCTTAACCTCTGATTCGCCAGAGAAGATCTTGTCTGTTTCGCGGTACATCACTTCACGAATCTGCGGATAGAAACCAAGGCGGTAGCCCTTAGTCCACTCACCACCAGGAAGGCTTAGCTGCTGCACACCAACTTCAGCGGCAGGACTTTCGTTGTAGTAGCCAGAAGCTTTGGTCAGTTCGTAGGCAGCGTTGGTTACAGGAACATAGCCTGTAGTTTTGTGCCAGTACATCTGAACTTCAGGACTTGTCAGGTAGTTG is from Vibrio sp. JC009 and encodes:
- the ugpE gene encoding sn-glycerol-3-phosphate ABC transporter permease UgpE, whose product is MKSNKITDHIILIIGAMVMLAPIWLIFASSTHDSSTLLTEGLQFIPGDKFFEVYDKAWNTDQGFSAGVTARTMIVNSMIMGLGFAIGKIIISMCAAYALVYFRLPHATAWFWLIFVTLLLPLEVRIMPSYEVVSNLGMLNSYSGLIIPLIASATATFFFRQFFKTIPDELLEAAQLDNAGPLRFLIDILLPLSRTMMAAIFIIMFVVGWNQYLWPIMMTTDESYNTIVMGIKQILANINETPDPRYNYAFAMVILAMLPPILVVIIFQRWFVKGLVESEK
- a CDS encoding ABC transporter permease subunit, whose protein sequence is MERRQQFRHTPLPYLFLAPQILIIAIFFIYPAAQAMYLSFMLEDPWGLSSTFVWFENYTMLFESEEYLKSVGFTLFYSLLVSFFSLSFALLLAVKANNILHGQSIYKVTLTWVYAIAPAIAGMIGTFIFNPHIGVFTDMFKAVGVDFSYQTNSTHAIVVLVIVSVWKQISVNFVYFLAGLQSIPHSVKEASMLDCTSDNRRFWTITFPLLAPTGFFLLVINLTYAFFDTFGVIDMMTAGGPGGSTTSLVYKVFTDGFVGADLGGSSAQSVVLLVMVLGLTYLQFRFVEKRVHY